From the genome of Acidobacteriota bacterium, one region includes:
- a CDS encoding DUF1972 domain-containing protein, translated as MKIAILGTRGIPANYGGFETFAEELSARLVERGHEVVVYGRTNNIQYRGDTYRGVRLKLLPTIPHKYLDTIAHTFLSILHVLPRDIEVILICNAANAVFSFLPRMVGKKTVSNVDGLERQRKKWNALGRAWYRISERLATVLPNGIVTDAEVIRAYYAKHYGRDSWCIPYGADAEKVETRVALDRLGLVPDDYFLYVSRLEPENNALLVIQAFERVETRKKLVIVGDAPYADEYIARLKATPKASNASRILFPGAIYGAGYRELQSHAFAYVHATEVGGTHPALIEAMGRGCATLYLNTPENAEVAGDAAIPFTQDAEVCAHQMSRLIGDEALRQQYKVLARARVLSRYNWDVVTTQYEQMLQQLLAGGRSPSKVPPPPIPH; from the coding sequence ATGAAGATCGCCATCTTGGGCACGCGCGGCATTCCGGCAAATTACGGCGGCTTTGAAACCTTCGCGGAGGAGTTGTCCGCGCGATTGGTGGAACGGGGTCACGAAGTTGTCGTCTATGGCCGCACCAACAACATTCAATATCGTGGTGACACCTATCGCGGCGTGCGCCTGAAGCTGCTGCCCACCATCCCGCATAAATATCTCGATACCATTGCCCACACTTTTCTTTCCATCCTGCATGTGCTCCCACGGGATATCGAAGTGATCCTGATCTGCAACGCCGCCAATGCCGTGTTCTCCTTTCTTCCTCGCATGGTGGGAAAGAAGACTGTAAGCAACGTGGACGGCCTGGAGCGTCAACGCAAAAAGTGGAATGCGCTGGGACGCGCCTGGTATCGCATCTCCGAGCGTTTGGCCACGGTGCTGCCGAATGGCATTGTTACCGATGCCGAGGTCATTCGCGCCTACTACGCCAAGCATTACGGGCGTGATTCCTGGTGTATCCCCTATGGCGCGGATGCGGAGAAAGTCGAGACGCGGGTGGCGCTCGATCGCTTGGGGCTTGTGCCGGATGACTACTTCCTTTATGTCTCCAGGCTGGAGCCCGAGAATAATGCGCTGCTGGTGATTCAAGCCTTCGAGCGCGTAGAGACGCGAAAGAAGTTGGTGATTGTTGGCGATGCTCCCTACGCGGACGAATACATTGCGCGGTTGAAGGCAACCCCCAAAGCAAGCAATGCCTCGCGCATCCTGTTTCCTGGAGCCATTTACGGGGCTGGTTACCGGGAGCTGCAATCGCACGCCTTCGCCTACGTTCACGCCACGGAGGTGGGAGGCACGCACCCGGCGCTGATCGAGGCCATGGGCCGGGGCTGCGCCACACTCTATCTGAATACACCGGAGAACGCCGAGGTGGCCGGTGACGCCGCGATCCCCTTCACGCAGGATGCCGAAGTCTGCGCCCACCAAATGTCGCGGTTGATCGGCGATGAGGCTCTTCGCCAGCAATACAAGGTCCTTGCCCGCGCCCGCGTGTTGAGCCGTTACAATTGGGATGTGGTAACTACACAATACGAACAGATGCTCCAGCAGTTGCTCGCCGGCGGACGCAGCCCGAGTAAAGTTCCTCCTCCCCCTATACCTCATTAG
- the fabG gene encoding 3-oxoacyl-[acyl-carrier-protein] reductase, with protein sequence MSLEGKIALVTGASQGIGRACALLLAAAGAKVAVASRNLAKLEDLAAEIRQTRHAEDAAAAFELDVASEESIKKCFDQAEERCGPIDILINNAGITRDGLMLRMKRTDWDAVLNTNLTSMFLCIQQVLPGMIRRRQGRIINITSVVSQLGNPGQANYVASKAGINGLTRALALEVASRKVTVNAVAPGFIETAMTEVITPEQKEKLFARIPLGRLGLPADVAHAVGYLASEEASYITGQVIHVNGGMYLAS encoded by the coding sequence ATGTCGCTCGAAGGAAAAATCGCGCTGGTAACGGGAGCTTCGCAAGGTATCGGACGAGCCTGCGCCCTGTTGTTGGCGGCAGCGGGAGCGAAGGTGGCGGTGGCTTCGCGCAATCTTGCAAAACTCGAAGACCTGGCCGCGGAGATTCGCCAGACGCGCCATGCCGAGGACGCCGCAGCGGCGTTCGAGTTGGATGTGGCCAGCGAAGAGAGCATCAAGAAGTGCTTCGATCAGGCTGAAGAGCGCTGCGGGCCGATCGACATTTTGATCAACAATGCCGGCATCACTCGCGACGGCCTCATGCTGCGCATGAAGCGGACAGACTGGGACGCGGTTCTCAACACCAATCTAACTTCGATGTTCCTGTGCATCCAGCAGGTACTGCCGGGAATGATTCGCCGGCGGCAGGGCCGCATCATCAACATTACGTCGGTGGTCTCGCAGTTGGGCAATCCCGGCCAAGCCAACTACGTCGCGTCCAAGGCGGGCATCAATGGACTGACCCGCGCGCTGGCGCTGGAAGTGGCCTCGCGCAAGGTGACGGTAAACGCCGTGGCACCGGGCTTCATCGAGACGGCCATGACGGAAGTCATCACTCCCGAGCAAAAGGAAAAACTCTTCGCGCGTATCCCGCTCGGTCGGCTGGGCCTACCCGCCGACGTGGCTCACGCCGTGGGCTACCTCGCCTCCGAGGAAGCTTCCTACATCACCGGGCAGGTGATCCACGTTAACGGTGGGATGTACCTGGCCAGTTAA
- the fabD gene encoding [acyl-carrier-protein] S-malonyltransferase, translated as MKTIAFLFPGQGSQSPGMGRELAEAFPAAHAAFDEADQALGFPLSQMCYDGPAEQLQLTANTQPAILATSVAAYRVLQEKGIRPVSVAGHSLGEYSALVAAGALNFSDALRIVRHRGEYMQQAVPVGTGAMAALLGIGIAKVTELCAEAAQGEICSPANINSAEQIVVAGHKAAIERVMALATAAGAKRAVPLPVSAPFHCALMRPAQERLAPELNATVFSDLEFPLINNVRAEEVRGGSAARQGVIDQIPSPVLWEQSMRKLLAAGVELFVEVGPGRVLSGLLRQIDRAAACVNVEDVKSLEKALSAIQVS; from the coding sequence ATGAAGACCATCGCATTTCTATTCCCCGGTCAGGGATCGCAATCGCCCGGCATGGGCCGTGAGCTGGCCGAGGCTTTTCCCGCCGCGCACGCCGCATTTGACGAAGCGGATCAGGCGCTGGGATTCCCGCTCTCGCAGATGTGCTATGACGGTCCCGCTGAGCAGCTTCAACTAACCGCCAACACGCAGCCGGCCATTCTGGCTACTTCCGTAGCCGCCTACCGTGTCCTTCAGGAAAAAGGTATTCGGCCCGTCTCGGTCGCCGGGCACAGTCTGGGCGAGTACTCCGCGCTGGTGGCGGCCGGCGCGCTGAATTTCTCTGACGCGCTGCGCATTGTGCGCCATCGCGGCGAATACATGCAGCAGGCCGTACCCGTTGGCACCGGAGCGATGGCGGCGCTGCTGGGTATCGGCATCGCCAAAGTGACCGAGCTGTGCGCTGAAGCCGCGCAGGGAGAGATTTGCAGTCCTGCCAATATCAATTCAGCCGAGCAGATCGTCGTCGCGGGACACAAGGCCGCCATTGAGCGCGTAATGGCATTGGCAACCGCAGCCGGAGCGAAGCGCGCCGTACCTCTGCCAGTGAGCGCGCCATTCCATTGCGCCCTAATGCGCCCGGCGCAGGAACGTCTCGCGCCAGAGCTGAACGCGACGGTGTTTAGCGATCTTGAATTTCCATTAATCAACAATGTGCGCGCCGAGGAAGTTCGCGGCGGCAGCGCGGCGCGGCAGGGCGTGATTGACCAGATTCCCTCGCCCGTGTTGTGGGAGCAGAGTATGCGCAAGTTGCTGGCGGCGGGAGTGGAACTGTTTGTGGAAGTCGGGCCGGGCCGCGTCCTCAGCGGCTTGCTCCGCCAGATCGACCGCGCGGCTGCGTGCGTCAACGTGGAAGATGTGAAGAGTCTGGAAAAAGCGCTCAGCGCAATCCAGGTGAGCTAG
- a CDS encoding 50S ribosomal protein L32, which yields MPNPKRRHSHARQGTRRAHDFLVPTQTVDCPKCHEKRLAHSACKSCGYYKGRPVIKVATAK from the coding sequence ATGCCCAATCCAAAACGACGCCACTCACATGCCCGCCAAGGCACGCGCCGCGCTCATGATTTTTTGGTCCCCACCCAAACGGTGGACTGCCCCAAATGCCATGAGAAGCGTCTGGCGCATTCGGCCTGCAAGAGTTGTGGTTATTACAAAGGCCGCCCTGTCATTAAAGTGGCAACTGCGAAATAG
- a CDS encoding DUF177 domain-containing protein, translating into MFIDIHELEKDALEFQQTLQPGRIGFGSEIKQLEPLTTTGVAELLGQEIHLSGSLRTVVETICDRCLEPTRRPIDIEYDLFYRPMKSIAREEEIEVKPAELEIGFYEGHGLELDEVLKEQVLLTLPMKNVCREDCAGLCPQCGQNRNLTVCSCKTEKIDVRLAGLESFKKQ; encoded by the coding sequence ATGTTCATCGACATACATGAACTTGAAAAAGATGCCTTGGAGTTTCAGCAGACTCTTCAGCCGGGCCGTATAGGCTTTGGCAGCGAGATCAAGCAGCTTGAGCCGCTCACGACGACGGGCGTGGCCGAGTTGCTGGGCCAGGAGATTCATCTGTCTGGCTCGCTGCGCACGGTGGTCGAGACGATTTGCGACCGGTGTCTGGAACCGACGCGGCGGCCCATTGATATTGAGTATGATCTGTTTTACCGGCCGATGAAGTCCATCGCGCGCGAGGAAGAGATCGAAGTAAAGCCGGCGGAACTGGAGATCGGGTTTTACGAGGGGCACGGCCTCGAACTCGATGAAGTGCTGAAGGAGCAGGTGCTGCTCACCCTGCCCATGAAGAATGTTTGCCGGGAAGATTGCGCGGGACTTTGCCCGCAGTGTGGCCAGAACCGCAATCTTACCGTGTGCTCATGCAAGACTGAAAAAATCGACGTCCGGTTGGCCGGACTCGAAAGTTTCAAGAAACAGTAG
- a CDS encoding deoxyguanosinetriphosphate triphosphohydrolase — translation MREYALKTADTRGRRHSEPPHRYRNDYQRDRDRIVHSRAFRRLENKTQVFTTRFSDHFRNRLTHTIEVAQISRTIAGVIGLNEDLVEALALVHDIGHPPFGHAGEHTLDRIMQQFGERFDHNLHALRIVESFEQRYAEFAGLNLTFEVREGIIKHSRDYSPEHHPELSEYALDQRPPLEAQLIDLADEVAYNTADLDDGMEAKLLTIDSLRADLPIFDEYFQQVVACYPAAAAKMQFNEVIKMILNFLATDLMENSLAEIARLGIKSVADVRACPRRIIAFSKEAAEHKNILKKYLYKHLYAHPALAPEREAGLLAMDRLFQLYLDHPDKMPRGYAEQARQSAGGAPLHRVVCDYIAGMTDPYVLRLALEQFGPVNAGSGPRA, via the coding sequence ATGCGCGAATACGCTCTAAAAACCGCTGACACCAGGGGACGCCGGCACTCGGAGCCACCACACCGCTATCGCAATGATTATCAGCGCGACCGCGACCGCATTGTGCATTCGCGCGCCTTCCGGCGTCTGGAAAATAAGACGCAGGTCTTCACCACGCGCTTTTCCGACCACTTCCGCAACCGGCTCACGCACACGATTGAAGTCGCCCAGATCTCGCGCACCATCGCCGGCGTGATTGGACTGAACGAAGATTTGGTGGAGGCCCTCGCACTGGTCCATGACATCGGCCACCCGCCCTTTGGCCATGCCGGCGAACACACTCTCGACCGCATCATGCAGCAGTTCGGCGAGCGCTTTGATCACAACCTGCACGCCCTGCGCATCGTCGAATCATTTGAGCAGCGCTACGCCGAGTTTGCCGGGCTGAATCTGACATTTGAAGTGCGCGAAGGAATCATCAAGCACTCGCGCGACTACTCCCCCGAGCATCATCCCGAGCTAAGTGAATACGCGCTGGACCAGCGCCCGCCGCTGGAGGCCCAGTTGATCGACCTGGCCGACGAGGTCGCCTACAACACGGCGGACCTCGACGACGGCATGGAGGCCAAGCTGCTAACCATCGACTCGCTGCGCGCCGACCTGCCCATCTTCGATGAATACTTCCAGCAGGTAGTGGCGTGCTATCCCGCCGCAGCCGCCAAGATGCAGTTCAATGAAGTCATCAAGATGATCCTGAACTTCCTGGCTACCGATCTGATGGAAAACTCGTTGGCCGAGATCGCGCGGCTCGGGATCAAGTCCGTCGCCGACGTGCGAGCCTGCCCGCGACGGATCATCGCGTTCAGCAAGGAAGCGGCAGAGCACAAGAACATCCTGAAGAAGTATCTCTATAAGCATCTCTACGCGCATCCCGCGCTGGCTCCCGAACGCGAAGCGGGCCTGCTGGCCATGGATCGATTGTTCCAACTCTATCTCGATCACCCCGACAAGATGCCGCGCGGGTACGCCGAGCAGGCACGGCAATCAGCAGGGGGGGCACCGCTGCATCGCGTGGTCTGCGACTACATCGCGGGCATGACCGACCCCTACGTTCTCCGCCTCGCGCTGGAACAGTTCGGCCCGGTGAACGCCGGATCAGGCCCGCGCGCCTGA
- a CDS encoding tetratricopeptide repeat protein: protein MARLTKQELKKDELVAQLGVGLNYFMHHRRPLLKWIGIGGGVVVLALAVMLFLRSRNQNASEAFGKALDTYHATVTPTKAPENTGKWFATEPERYEAAIKDFTTVSNEHSGTTAARWAKYYVALSQVGLAKYAEAEKQLQELSGEGDADFRSVTKMALAGTLQKQSKAADAEKILKELEQNPTRTVPKVTAQLALADIYRTSNPGQARTIYQEIEKEFPESSLAEMASARILELPAQ from the coding sequence TTGGCTAGGCTTACAAAGCAGGAACTGAAGAAGGATGAACTGGTCGCGCAACTTGGCGTCGGGCTGAATTACTTCATGCACCACCGTCGACCGCTGCTTAAGTGGATTGGCATCGGCGGCGGGGTTGTGGTGTTAGCCCTGGCCGTGATGTTGTTCCTGCGCAGCCGCAATCAAAATGCTTCCGAGGCCTTCGGCAAGGCGCTCGATACGTACCATGCGACCGTCACCCCAACGAAAGCGCCGGAGAATACAGGCAAATGGTTCGCCACCGAGCCAGAGCGCTACGAGGCTGCCATCAAGGATTTCACTACCGTCTCCAATGAGCATAGCGGGACCACCGCGGCGCGCTGGGCGAAATACTACGTCGCGCTTTCGCAGGTGGGGTTGGCGAAATATGCCGAGGCGGAAAAGCAATTACAGGAACTATCCGGTGAAGGCGATGCGGACTTTCGCTCGGTAACCAAGATGGCGCTGGCGGGCACATTGCAGAAGCAGTCCAAGGCCGCTGACGCTGAAAAGATTCTCAAAGAACTGGAGCAGAACCCCACGCGCACAGTGCCCAAGGTAACCGCGCAGTTGGCGCTCGCCGATATTTATCGCACCAGCAACCCCGGCCAGGCCAGGACTATTTATCAGGAAATTGAGAAAGAATTCCCCGAGTCCTCGCTGGCCGAGATGGCTTCGGCGCGCATCCTGGAACTTCCCGCCCAGTAA
- the rsmI gene encoding 16S rRNA (cytidine(1402)-2'-O)-methyltransferase, translating into MAKRNPESTRPLAVVEGLPANPPGVLYLLGTPIGNLEDITLRALRVLREVDCVACEDTRQTQKLLTHFAIQTRTVSYHEHNEMTRAPELVLQLEQGARIALVTDAGMPCISDPGYRLVQLCARHRITVVPVPGASAVLAALSASGLPTHSFHFAGFLPPRDTARRKALSGLSEISGTMVLFESPHRVVDLLVAVRDTLGERPVVVARELTKIHEELLRGRCSEVLSVLQGREKVLGEITVLIGAADEHSVAAPQADTGNVPIADRVLQLMNEHGVSRMEALKRAARERGISKSQAWRELESSQKR; encoded by the coding sequence ATGGCTAAACGAAATCCAGAATCTACCAGACCCTTGGCCGTAGTCGAAGGGTTGCCAGCCAACCCGCCTGGAGTGCTCTATCTGCTGGGCACTCCGATCGGTAACCTGGAAGATATCACGCTGCGCGCCTTGCGCGTGCTACGCGAGGTCGATTGCGTCGCCTGCGAGGATACCCGGCAGACGCAGAAGCTGCTCACTCACTTTGCGATTCAGACGCGCACCGTCAGCTACCACGAGCATAACGAGATGACCCGCGCGCCGGAGCTGGTCTTGCAGCTTGAGCAAGGCGCGCGCATTGCGCTGGTAACGGATGCGGGCATGCCCTGCATCTCCGATCCGGGATACCGTTTGGTGCAGTTGTGCGCTCGTCATCGCATAACGGTGGTGCCTGTCCCGGGAGCCTCCGCGGTGCTGGCCGCGCTGTCCGCCTCGGGATTGCCGACGCACTCGTTTCACTTCGCTGGATTCCTGCCTCCACGCGACACCGCGCGCCGCAAAGCATTGTCCGGCCTGAGCGAAATTTCCGGCACGATGGTGTTGTTCGAATCTCCACACCGGGTAGTGGACTTGCTCGTTGCCGTGCGCGATACGCTTGGCGAACGGCCCGTGGTGGTGGCGCGCGAGTTGACCAAGATTCATGAAGAGCTACTGCGTGGAAGATGCTCGGAGGTGTTAAGCGTTCTGCAGGGCAGGGAGAAAGTTCTGGGCGAGATCACCGTGCTGATCGGCGCGGCCGATGAGCACTCCGTCGCAGCACCGCAGGCAGATACTGGGAACGTGCCCATCGCCGACCGTGTGTTGCAATTGATGAATGAACACGGTGTCTCACGCATGGAGGCATTGAAGCGCGCCGCCCGCGAGCGCGGCATCTCCAAGAGTCAGGCGTGGCGCGAGTTGGAATCCTCGCAGAAGCGCTGA
- a CDS encoding metallophosphoesterase, translating into MRYLILSDIHANYEALRAVLISAKGDYEDIVCCGDLVGYGPDPDSVTDWVRQNVKRVVRGNHDRACSGVSDALEFNEAARLAAYWTRSHMKPENIEYLQQLPAGPLVIDDIFSIFHGSPRDEDEYVTVSTEAADCFALMTHPLAFFGHTHLQGGFLKTIRENVLVLPSGVARESAFRLLEIREGEGYYINPGSVGQPRDRDPRAAFAIYDTKGYIEYRRVPYDIETTVRKMVDADLPEFLSYRLTVGR; encoded by the coding sequence ATGCGCTATCTGATCCTCAGCGACATCCACGCTAACTACGAAGCGCTGCGCGCCGTGCTGATCTCGGCCAAGGGCGACTACGAAGACATTGTGTGTTGCGGCGACCTCGTCGGCTATGGCCCCGACCCAGACTCGGTGACTGACTGGGTGCGCCAGAACGTCAAGCGCGTGGTGCGCGGCAATCACGACCGCGCCTGCTCCGGCGTCAGCGACGCTCTTGAGTTCAACGAAGCCGCGCGCCTGGCCGCCTATTGGACTCGCTCGCACATGAAGCCGGAGAACATTGAGTATCTGCAGCAATTGCCCGCGGGGCCGCTGGTGATCGACGATATCTTCAGCATCTTCCACGGCAGCCCGCGCGACGAGGACGAGTACGTAACCGTCTCCACTGAAGCCGCTGATTGCTTCGCGCTGATGACCCACCCGCTGGCCTTCTTCGGCCACACGCACTTGCAGGGAGGGTTCCTCAAGACTATCCGCGAGAACGTGCTGGTGCTGCCCAGCGGCGTGGCCCGCGAGAGCGCCTTCCGCCTGCTGGAGATCCGCGAGGGCGAGGGCTACTACATCAATCCCGGCTCGGTCGGCCAGCCCCGCGACCGCGACCCGCGCGCCGCCTTCGCCATCTATGACACCAAGGGCTACATCGAGTACCGCCGCGTCCCCTATGACATCGAGACCACCGTCCGCAAAATGGTGGATGCCGACCTGCCCGAATTCCTCTCCTACCGCCTGACCGTAGGCCGCTAG
- a CDS encoding class I SAM-dependent methyltransferase, protein MLLPKPSLVARVLGRSARQMTLSQSESLDIHAIRKMMEPFRKTLRAVKDDISAGLTRPLAPDMPALPASPAGEFAWYPYESLMNFYPLEQLLRDEDRYFLSMAGGEPVLDLGCGDGDVSLFLESLGSQVHAVDFPPTNFNNMRGVRALKDALQSSLEIFEADLDDRFTLPAPRYGLAFFCGILYHLKNPYYALETLARHARYCVLSTRARPPTTPCASSITPWPICSTPAKPTATRPTIGYFPRRA, encoded by the coding sequence ATGCTTCTTCCTAAACCTTCGTTGGTGGCGAGAGTGTTGGGCCGGTCGGCCCGGCAAATGACTCTTTCCCAGAGTGAGTCGCTGGATATTCATGCCATCAGAAAAATGATGGAGCCGTTTCGCAAGACGCTGCGCGCGGTGAAGGATGACATCTCCGCTGGTCTCACTCGGCCCCTTGCGCCTGACATGCCCGCCTTGCCCGCTAGTCCTGCCGGGGAATTTGCGTGGTACCCGTATGAATCGTTGATGAACTTTTATCCGCTGGAGCAGTTGCTCCGCGACGAGGACCGCTACTTCCTAAGCATGGCGGGGGGCGAGCCGGTGCTTGATCTTGGCTGCGGCGACGGGGACGTTTCCCTCTTTCTGGAATCGCTGGGTTCCCAGGTTCACGCGGTGGATTTTCCCCCGACAAACTTCAATAACATGCGCGGCGTCCGTGCGCTGAAGGACGCGCTGCAATCATCGCTGGAAATATTCGAGGCTGATCTGGACGACCGCTTCACGCTGCCCGCGCCGCGCTATGGGCTGGCGTTTTTCTGCGGCATCCTCTATCACCTGAAGAATCCTTACTACGCGCTGGAGACGCTGGCCCGCCACGCCCGCTACTGCGTGTTGAGCACGCGCGCTCGACCGCCGACCACGCCGTGCGCTTCCAGCATCACCCCATGGCCTATCTGCTCGACGCCGGCGAAGCCAACGGCGACTCGACCAACTATTGGATATTTTCCGAGGCGGGCCTGA
- a CDS encoding FAD-dependent oxidoreductase translates to MGQVPMPTNSATAANARDAHEVRQSSCCVVGGGPGGVLLALLLARRGIDVTLLEAHQDFDREFRGDTIHPSVLEYLDQLGLSDALHQLRHAKIYGPTIQTADGPFQPFDFRLLKTRFPYIMVMPQTRFLEFLTRGASQYPNFHLVMGANVHRLIEEDGRVCGVQYMSKDSVLHEVRAPLTVGADGRFSRVRQLAGLQAVKTSPPMDVLWFRLPRLASDMEESTGLLGRFANGYVLAIIAREDCWQLGLVFRKGLYHELRDAGIEALRRTVVDLEPRFGPHVEHLKDWQELSLLSVESSRCPRWYREGLLLIGDAAHVMSPVGGVGINYAIQDAVAAANILKQSLLAGSVTTEHLAEVQRTREFPTLVIQQIQSFMQERVLLNVLNSDKLIRIPAWVRMLLRVPAISKIPAWLLAFGVNRPRVEDLSQTADVHLVN, encoded by the coding sequence ATGGGGCAAGTGCCAATGCCAACTAATTCGGCAACCGCCGCTAACGCGCGGGATGCTCACGAGGTGCGGCAGTCCTCCTGTTGCGTTGTGGGGGGCGGGCCGGGTGGGGTGCTGCTGGCGCTGCTGCTGGCGCGTCGCGGCATTGATGTAACACTGCTCGAGGCGCATCAGGATTTCGACCGCGAGTTTCGCGGAGACACCATTCATCCCTCGGTGCTGGAGTATCTCGATCAGCTTGGATTGTCCGATGCTCTGCATCAGCTTCGCCATGCCAAAATTTATGGACCGACGATTCAAACCGCCGACGGGCCGTTTCAGCCGTTCGATTTTCGCCTGCTCAAGACGCGCTTCCCTTACATCATGGTGATGCCGCAGACTCGGTTTCTCGAGTTCCTGACGAGGGGAGCTTCCCAGTACCCGAACTTTCATCTGGTGATGGGGGCCAATGTCCATCGCTTGATCGAAGAAGACGGGCGCGTTTGCGGAGTGCAATACATGAGCAAGGACTCCGTGCTGCACGAAGTCCGCGCGCCGCTCACGGTGGGAGCCGATGGGCGTTTCTCCAGGGTTCGTCAACTGGCGGGCCTGCAGGCGGTGAAGACTTCGCCTCCGATGGATGTGCTCTGGTTCCGATTGCCGCGATTAGCGAGCGACATGGAGGAGTCCACAGGCCTGTTGGGTCGATTTGCGAATGGGTACGTTCTTGCCATCATCGCTCGTGAAGACTGTTGGCAGCTTGGTTTGGTATTTCGCAAGGGACTTTATCACGAGCTGCGCGACGCGGGAATCGAGGCGCTGCGGCGAACGGTTGTCGATTTGGAGCCGCGCTTTGGGCCCCATGTGGAACACTTAAAGGATTGGCAAGAGTTGTCGTTGCTGTCCGTGGAGTCCTCGCGCTGCCCGCGCTGGTATCGCGAGGGCCTGCTGCTGATTGGCGACGCGGCGCACGTCATGTCACCCGTGGGCGGCGTGGGCATCAACTACGCCATACAAGATGCCGTGGCAGCGGCGAATATTCTCAAGCAGTCACTCCTCGCTGGTTCCGTGACCACGGAACACCTCGCGGAAGTTCAGCGTACCCGCGAGTTTCCCACGCTGGTGATCCAGCAAATTCAGAGCTTCATGCAGGAGCGTGTGCTGCTGAATGTACTCAACTCCGACAAGTTAATCCGCATCCCAGCTTGGGTCCGTATGCTGCTGCGAGTGCCGGCGATCAGCAAAATACCCGCCTGGCTGCTGGCCTTCGGAGTCAACCGCCCGCGCGTGGAGGACCTCTCGCAAACTGCCGATGTTCATCTTGTAAACTAA
- a CDS encoding anaerobic glycerol-3-phosphate dehydrogenase subunit C: protein MQFDIRSAEFWDEAAMHQEMVRVFDVCHSCRVCYTLCPSFVKFFEVTDDIAGIFGNVEELDTEQIHLVTDLCNQCKICDPICPYTPPHALDLDFPRTLVRYNFLRKKREGVSLRDRMFGHVDLVGTMSSWFAPLVNWANNHPLIREQMQEYLGIHKDRHLPKFHFKTFWDWAKCHAKRQGTGKDKVLLYYTCTVNYNEPDIAKAAVAVLEKNGVECWIPKQQCCGLPFVDSGMPDHFMKQVKANVELLVGAVRQGYKIVVPSASCSYMLKHDYPDYWPGEEAKLIAQNTYDLSEYLVMLHEQGKLNTEFSQSAGKIRYHQPCHLMAQEHGMKPKDLLQLIPGTEVNPLQCCSGHDGAWSVKTEYFEESMKMGAPLFKFMAADESACCASDCPLSALQIEQATGRKVIHPIEIMANAYGVEYKK, encoded by the coding sequence ATGCAATTTGATATTCGCTCGGCGGAGTTTTGGGACGAGGCGGCCATGCATCAGGAGATGGTGCGCGTCTTCGACGTCTGCCATTCCTGCCGCGTCTGCTATACGCTGTGCCCTTCGTTCGTGAAATTCTTCGAGGTTACCGACGACATCGCGGGCATCTTCGGCAATGTCGAGGAGCTGGACACCGAGCAAATTCATCTGGTAACCGACCTGTGCAATCAGTGCAAAATTTGCGATCCCATCTGCCCGTACACGCCGCCGCACGCGCTTGATCTGGATTTTCCGCGCACGCTGGTGCGCTATAACTTTCTGCGCAAGAAGCGCGAGGGCGTCTCGTTGCGCGACCGCATGTTTGGGCACGTTGATCTGGTCGGCACCATGTCGAGCTGGTTCGCGCCGCTGGTGAACTGGGCCAACAATCATCCGCTGATCCGCGAGCAGATGCAGGAATATCTTGGCATCCACAAGGATCGCCATCTGCCGAAGTTCCACTTCAAGACGTTCTGGGACTGGGCCAAATGCCACGCCAAGCGTCAGGGGACAGGAAAAGATAAAGTCCTTCTTTATTACACCTGCACGGTCAACTACAACGAGCCGGACATCGCCAAGGCCGCCGTTGCGGTGCTCGAAAAAAACGGCGTCGAATGCTGGATACCGAAGCAGCAATGCTGCGGGCTGCCCTTCGTGGATTCCGGCATGCCCGATCATTTCATGAAGCAGGTGAAGGCCAACGTCGAACTACTCGTCGGCGCGGTACGCCAGGGCTATAAGATTGTCGTCCCCAGCGCGAGTTGCAGCTACATGCTCAAGCACGACTATCCCGACTACTGGCCCGGCGAGGAAGCCAAGCTCATCGCGCAGAATACTTACGACCTCTCCGAGTATCTGGTGATGCTGCACGAGCAGGGCAAGCTGAACACCGAGTTCTCGCAGAGCGCGGGGAAGATTCGCTATCACCAGCCCTGCCATTTGATGGCGCAGGAACACGGCATGAAGCCCAAGGACCTGCTGCAACTGATCCCCGGCACGGAAGTGAATCCGCTGCAATGCTGCAGCGGGCATGACGGCGCGTGGAGCGTGAAGACGGAATACTTTGAGGAGTCGATGAAGATGGGCGCGCCGTTGTTCAAGTTCATGGCGGCGGATGAGTCGGCCTGCTGTGCCAGCGACTGCCCACTCTCGGCGCTGCAGATCGAGCAGGCCACCGGACGCAAGGTGATCCACCCGATAGAAATAATGGCCAACGCCTACGGTGTGGAGTACAAAAAGTAG